The Streptomyces tubercidicus DNA segment TGCCGCAAGGTCTTTCGGTTCGCTTTCCGCGCTGTTACGTTCCTGACCGCCATCTGAGGCATTTCCCTAAGGAGTTCACATGCGGCGTGGCATACGGGGCGCAACGGCCACCGCGCTGGTAGCGGGCCTGGCACTGGCAGCGACAGCGTGCGGCGGAGGCGACAGCGGCAATGGCGGCGACAGCGGGGGTGAACTGTCCGGAACCGTTACCTTCTGGGACACCTCCAACGACGCCGAGAAGGCGACGTACCGCAAACTTGCCGAGGGTTTCCAGAAGCAGCACCCCAAGGTCCACGTCAAATATGTGAACGTCCCGTTCGGTGACGCCAACGCCAAGTTCAAGAACGCGGCCGGCGGCAACTCCGGCGCCCCCGACGTGATGCGCACCGAGGTCGCCTGGACCGCTGACTTCGCCAACCTCGGCTACCTCGCCCCGCTCGACGGCACCCCCGCCCTCGACAAGACCGGCGACTACCTCCCGCAGGCCGTCGGCTCCACGAAGTTCAAGGGCAAGACCTACGCCGCACCCCAGGTCATCGACACCCTCGGCCTCTTCTACAACAAGAAGCTCCTCAAGGACGCCGGCGTCGAGGTCCCCAAGTCCTTCGCCGAACTGGCCACCGCCGCCAAGAAGATCAAGGCCAAGACCGGCGCCACCGCCCTCTATCTGCGCGGCGACGACCCCTACTGGTTCCTGCCCTATCTCTACGGCGAGGGCGGCGACATGGTCGACGCCCGCGACAAGGTCGTGCAGATCGACGACGGCGCCGGCGTCAAGGCGTTCAAGACGATCAAGGGTCTGGTGGACTCCAAGGCCGCGGTCACCGATGCCACCGATGGTTACGAGAACCAGATCAAGGCCCTCAAGGACGGCACCGTCGCGATGGCCGTCGACGGGCCCTGGGACATCGAGGCCGCCCGCGCCGGCAAGGCGTTCAAGGACAAGAAGAACCTCGGCGTCGCCCCCGTGCCCGCCGGGTCCAAGGCCCAGGGCTCCCCGCAGGGCGGCTGGAACCTCTCCGTCTACGCCGGCAGCAAGAACCTCCGGGCCTCCTACGCCTTCGTGAAGTACATGAGCTCAGCCGAGGTCCAGCAGGAGACCAACGAGAAGCTCAGCCTGCTGCCCACCCGCAAGTCCGTGTACGAGGTGCCGGCCGTCAAGAACAACGAGATGGTGCGGTTCTTCAAGCCCGCCGTCGATGGTGCCGTGCAGCGCCCCTGGATCGCCGAGGGCAACTCGCTCTTCGAGCCCGTCAAGGTCCAGATGAACAAGGTGCTCACCGGCGCCGCCACGCCCGAGCAGGCCGCCAAGGCGACCGGCAACGCCTACCGGAAGCTGCTCAAGGACTACAAGTGACCTTCGCCGTACGGCTGCGCCGGGCGCTGGGCACCCACTGGTACGCATGGACGATGGTCGCCCCGGTGGTACTCGTCATCGGGGTGATCATCGGCTACCCGCTGGTGCGCGGTGTCTTCCTCTCGCTCACGGACGCCAATGAGGCCAACGTCGAGCGGAACATCGGCGTCAACCACCTCCCCGCCACCTACAAGTTCACCGGCCTGGACAACTACCAGGCGGTGCTGGCCGACGGCGTCTTCTGGGACCGCCTCGGCTGGACGGTCCTGTGGACCGTCGGCTGTGTCTCGCTGACGTTCCTGACCGGACTCGCCCTGGCGAACATGCTCAACCGGACCCTGCGCGGCCGCACCTTCTACCGCCTCGCGCTGATCCTGCCGTGGGCCATCCCCGCCTTCATTTCCGTCTTCACCTGGCGGATGCTCTACAACGAGAAGAACGGCATCCTCAACAAGCTGCTGGCCGGCGGCGGCATCGACGCGGTCCCCTGGCTCAACGACCCCACCTGGGCCAAGCTCTCGGTCATCGCCGTCAACGTCTGGCTGGGCGTGCCTTTCATGCTCGTCGCGCTGCTCGGCGGCCTGCAGTCCATACCGGGCGAGCTGTACGAGGCCGCCGAGATGGACGGCGCGAGCGCCTGGCAGCGCTTCCGCAACATCACCGTCCCCGGCCTGCGCGCCGTCAGCAGCACAGTGATCCTGCTCTCCACCATCTGGACCTTCAACATGTTCCCGGTGATCTTCCTGCTGACCCGGGGCGGCCCCGGCGACGCCACCGAGATCCTGGTGACCTACGCCTACCGGCTCTCCTTCCTCGACAGCCCCCGCAACTTCTCCGAGTCCGCGGCCTGGGGCGTCCTGATCCTGGTCCTGCTCTCGGCCGTCGCGGTCGTCTACCGCCGGGCGCTGCGCAAGCAGGGAGAAGCGTGGTGACCATGACCCGCAAGCGCAACCAGCGTTCCCGCCCGGCCTCGGTCGCCCTGCACACGGCGCTGCTCGTCGCCGCCGCGGTGGCCGTCTTCCCGCCCCTGTGGCTGCTGGTGACGTCCTTCAAACCGAAGAACGACGCCTTCACCACCGGCCTCGTCACCGACTTCACCTTCGCCAACTACACCCACGTACTGGCCGACACCGAGTTCCTGACCTGGTTCCAGAACTCCGTGATCATCGTCGGGCTGACCACCGTCCTCGGTGTCTTCATCGCCGCCACCACCGGCTACGCCGTCAGCCGCTTCCGCTTCCCCGGAATGCGTCCGCTGATGTGGCTGCTGCTGATCACCCAGATGTTCCCGGTCGCGGTCCTGATCGTGCCGCTCTACAACCTCCTGGCGAGCCTCGGCCTGCTCAACCAGCCCGCGGGCCTGGTCATCACCTACCTGACCATCGCCGTCCCGTTCTGCGCCTGGATGATGAAGGGCTTCTTCGACACCATCCCGGTGGAGATCGACGAAGCGGGCCGGGTCGACGGCCTCAACCCGTTCGGCACCTTCTGGCGGCTCGTCCTGCCGCTGGCCCGCCCCGGCCTGGCCGTCACCGGCTTCTACACCTTCGTCACCGCCTGGGCCGAGGTCGCCTACGCCTCCGCGTTCATGACCGGCGAGGAGAACCTCACGCTCGCCGGCGGGCTGCAGACCTTCGTCAACCAGTACACCAACGACTGGGGTTCGATGACCGCCGCCGCCGTGATCATCGCCGTCCCGGCCGCCCTCGTCTTCGCCTTCGCCCAGCGCCACCTCGTCGCCGGTCTGACGGCCGGCACCACCAAGGGTTGAAATGACTCCACAGCACAACGTCACCCCTGAGAACGTCACTCCTGCCACCGACTGGTGGCGCGACGCGGTGATCTACCAGGTCTATCCGCGCAGCTTCGCCGACGCCAACGGCGACGGGATGGGGGACCTGGCCGGTGTCCGCAGCCGGTTGCCCTACCTGCGCGACCTGGGCGTGGACGCCGTCTGGCTCAGTCCCTTCTACGCCTCGCCGCAGGCCGACGCCGGGTACGACGTCGCCGACTACCGCGCCATCGACCCGATGTTCGGCACCCTGCCCGACGCCGAGGCCGTCATCACCGAGGCCCACCGCCTGGGGCTGCGCATCATCGTCGACCTCGTCCCCAACCACTGCTCCGACCAGCACGCATGGTTCCGCCGCGGACTGACGGAGGGCCCCGGCTCGACGCTCCGCGAACGCTTCCACTTCCGCAAGGGCCGCGGCGAGAACGGCGAACTCCCGCCCAACGACTGGGAGTCCCTCTTCGGCGGCCCCGCCTGGACCCAGGTCCCCGACGGGGAGTGGTACCTCCACCTCTTCGCCCCCGAGCAGCCCGACTTCAACTGGGACCACCCCGCCGTGCAGGACGAATTCCGCTCCATCCTGCGCTTCTGGCTGGACCTGGGCGTGGACGGCTTCCGGGTGGACGTCGCCCACGGCCTGGTCAAGGCCCCCGGCCTGCCCGACATGGGCCGGGGCGAGCAGCTGAAACTGCTCGGCAACCAGGTCCTGCCGTTCTTCGACCAGGACGGCGTCCACGACATCTACCGCTCCTGGCGCACCGTCCTCGACGAGTACTCCGGCGACCGACGGCCCGGCTCCCTCCCCGGCGACCGGATCGCGGTCGCCGAAGCCTGGGCCCCCACCGCCGACCGCACCGCCCTCTACGTCCGCCCCGACGAACTCCACCAGGCGTTCAACTTCCATTACTTGAACACGGAGTGGGACGCGGCCACCCTCCGCGAGGCGATCGACTCGTCCCTGGACGCCATGCGCCCGGTGGCGGCCCCGACGACCTGGGTGCTGTCCAACCACGACGTCGTACGCCACCGCACCCGGCTCGGCGGCGGCCTGGACCGCGCCCGCGCCGCCACCCTCCTGATGCTGGCACTGCCCGGCTCCGCCTACCTCTACCAGGGCGAGGAACTGGGCCTGCCCGAGGTCACCGACCTGCCCGACGAGGTCCGCCAGGACCCCTCCTTCTTCCGGGACAGCGGCCAGGAGGGCCTGCGCGACGGCTGCCGGGTACCGCTCCCGTGGCACGGCGACGAGGCCCCGTACGGCTTCGGCGACGGCGGCAGCTGGCTGCCCCAGCCCGACGACTGGGCGGCCCTCACCGTCGAAGCCCAGACCGGCGACCCCACCTCCACCCTGGAGCTCTACCGCACCGCCCTGGCACTACGGCGCCGACAGCCGGGACTGGGCGCGGGCGACGCGGTCGAGTGGCTGGCCGCCCCCGACGGCGTCCTGGCTTTCCGCCGCCCCGGCGGGCTGGTCTGCACGGTCAATACGACCGGGGCCCCGGTCCGGCTGCCCGCCCCGGGGCGGCTGCTGCTCTCCTCACGCCAACTGGCCGCAACTGACGGTGAGTTCGAGCTGCCCGCCGACACCGCCATCTGGTGGAAGGAGTGACCCTGCCCCATCCCCATCCCCATGCCGCGCCCCGGCTCTCCGACATCGCCGCCCAGGCGGAGGTCAGCGAGGCGACCGTCAGCCGGGTACTGAACGGCAAGGCGGGCGTGGCGGCGAGCACCCGACGCCGGGTGCTCGCCGCGCTCGACGTCCTCGGCTACGAGCGTCCCGTACGGCTGCGCCGCCGCAGCGCCGGGCTGGTGGGGTTGGTCATCCCGGAGCTGACCAACCCCATCTTCCCCGCCTTCGCCCAGATCATCGAGCAGTCGCTGGCGGGCCACGGCTACACCCCGGTGCTCTGCACCCAGATGCCCGGCGGAGCCACCGAGGACGAACTCGTCGAGCAACTGGAGGAGCGCGGCGTCACCGGCATCGTCTTCCTCTCCGGCCTGCACGCCGACACCCGCGCCGACCCGTCCCGCTACACCCGCCTGGCCGCCCGGGGCGTCCCGTTCGTCCTCATCAACGGCTACAACGCGCACATCGACGCGCCGTTCGTCTCACCCGACGACGTCGCGGCGGCCCGGATGGCCGTGCGCCACCTGGCCGAGCTGGGGCACGGGCGGATCGGACTGGCCGTCGGCCCGGCCCGCTATGTGCCCTCCCGCCGCAAGGCCGAGGGCTTCGCGGCGGCGCTGGGCGAGTCGTTCGGCCTGTCGAGGGGGCAGGCCGAACGGCGCGTCCGGCACACCCTGTTCAGCGTGGAAGGCGGACACGCGGCCGCCGCCACGCTGCTCGACGACGGCTGCACCGGCATCGTCTGCGGCAGCGACCTGATGGCCCTCGGCGTCGTACGGGCGGCCCGCCAACGCGGCCTGAGCGTCCCGGCCGACCTCTCGGTCGTCGGCTTCGACGACTCCCAGCTGATCGCCTTCACCGACCCACCCCTGACCACGGTGCGCCAGCCGGTCCAGGCGATGGCGACGGCGGCGGTCGGCGCCTTGATCGAGGAGATCCACGAACGGGCGGCGGGCCGCCGGGAACCGCCCCGACGCACCGAGTTCGTCTTCCAGCCGGAACTGGTGGTGCGGGGCTCGACCGGTCCGGTGGTGCGCGCATGAGCCTTCCCGCTGTGGCCCCGGGTCGGCTCGTGCGGCGTCAGGCCAGTTCGACGGCGTACCCGACGAACGCCGCCCAGGCATCGGCGGGCACGGCGAGCTGCGGGCCGGCCTTGTCCTTGGAGTCGCGGATGTGGACGGTGGTGGGGCAGGCGGCGATCTCGACGCAGTCGTCGCCGTCGCCGCTGCTGTAGCTGGACTTGTGCCAGGAGAGGGCGACCTCCACGCAGTCGTCGCCGTCACTGCCGCTGTAGCTGCTCTTGAACCATGCCAGTTCGGTGCTGCTCATAGCGCTCCTCGCATCTGCGTCAGCAGGCTCCGGGAGTCCTCCGGTGTTAGGGCCTGCGAACGCAGTTTCGCATAGCGCATGTGCAGCGTGCTGATGGTCTTTGCGTCAGAGATGAGTTGGCCACTTCGTTGCCCCTCGCAGTAGGCATACCACCGGTTGCTCGGCGTCTCCAGAAGCCGCAACGGTCCGCCCATGCCCGCATGAACACCTCTCGTCAACGGCACGACCTGC contains these protein-coding regions:
- a CDS encoding carbohydrate ABC transporter permease; this encodes MVAPVVLVIGVIIGYPLVRGVFLSLTDANEANVERNIGVNHLPATYKFTGLDNYQAVLADGVFWDRLGWTVLWTVGCVSLTFLTGLALANMLNRTLRGRTFYRLALILPWAIPAFISVFTWRMLYNEKNGILNKLLAGGGIDAVPWLNDPTWAKLSVIAVNVWLGVPFMLVALLGGLQSIPGELYEAAEMDGASAWQRFRNITVPGLRAVSSTVILLSTIWTFNMFPVIFLLTRGGPGDATEILVTYAYRLSFLDSPRNFSESAAWGVLILVLLSAVAVVYRRALRKQGEAW
- a CDS encoding glycoside hydrolase family 13 protein, which produces MTPQHNVTPENVTPATDWWRDAVIYQVYPRSFADANGDGMGDLAGVRSRLPYLRDLGVDAVWLSPFYASPQADAGYDVADYRAIDPMFGTLPDAEAVITEAHRLGLRIIVDLVPNHCSDQHAWFRRGLTEGPGSTLRERFHFRKGRGENGELPPNDWESLFGGPAWTQVPDGEWYLHLFAPEQPDFNWDHPAVQDEFRSILRFWLDLGVDGFRVDVAHGLVKAPGLPDMGRGEQLKLLGNQVLPFFDQDGVHDIYRSWRTVLDEYSGDRRPGSLPGDRIAVAEAWAPTADRTALYVRPDELHQAFNFHYLNTEWDAATLREAIDSSLDAMRPVAAPTTWVLSNHDVVRHRTRLGGGLDRARAATLLMLALPGSAYLYQGEELGLPEVTDLPDEVRQDPSFFRDSGQEGLRDGCRVPLPWHGDEAPYGFGDGGSWLPQPDDWAALTVEAQTGDPTSTLELYRTALALRRRQPGLGAGDAVEWLAAPDGVLAFRRPGGLVCTVNTTGAPVRLPAPGRLLLSSRQLAATDGEFELPADTAIWWKE
- a CDS encoding extracellular solute-binding protein, giving the protein MRRGIRGATATALVAGLALAATACGGGDSGNGGDSGGELSGTVTFWDTSNDAEKATYRKLAEGFQKQHPKVHVKYVNVPFGDANAKFKNAAGGNSGAPDVMRTEVAWTADFANLGYLAPLDGTPALDKTGDYLPQAVGSTKFKGKTYAAPQVIDTLGLFYNKKLLKDAGVEVPKSFAELATAAKKIKAKTGATALYLRGDDPYWFLPYLYGEGGDMVDARDKVVQIDDGAGVKAFKTIKGLVDSKAAVTDATDGYENQIKALKDGTVAMAVDGPWDIEAARAGKAFKDKKNLGVAPVPAGSKAQGSPQGGWNLSVYAGSKNLRASYAFVKYMSSAEVQQETNEKLSLLPTRKSVYEVPAVKNNEMVRFFKPAVDGAVQRPWIAEGNSLFEPVKVQMNKVLTGAATPEQAAKATGNAYRKLLKDYK
- a CDS encoding LacI family DNA-binding transcriptional regulator, with the translated sequence MTLPHPHPHAAPRLSDIAAQAEVSEATVSRVLNGKAGVAASTRRRVLAALDVLGYERPVRLRRRSAGLVGLVIPELTNPIFPAFAQIIEQSLAGHGYTPVLCTQMPGGATEDELVEQLEERGVTGIVFLSGLHADTRADPSRYTRLAARGVPFVLINGYNAHIDAPFVSPDDVAAARMAVRHLAELGHGRIGLAVGPARYVPSRRKAEGFAAALGESFGLSRGQAERRVRHTLFSVEGGHAAAATLLDDGCTGIVCGSDLMALGVVRAARQRGLSVPADLSVVGFDDSQLIAFTDPPLTTVRQPVQAMATAAVGALIEEIHERAAGRREPPRRTEFVFQPELVVRGSTGPVVRA
- a CDS encoding sugar ABC transporter permease, which codes for MTRKRNQRSRPASVALHTALLVAAAVAVFPPLWLLVTSFKPKNDAFTTGLVTDFTFANYTHVLADTEFLTWFQNSVIIVGLTTVLGVFIAATTGYAVSRFRFPGMRPLMWLLLITQMFPVAVLIVPLYNLLASLGLLNQPAGLVITYLTIAVPFCAWMMKGFFDTIPVEIDEAGRVDGLNPFGTFWRLVLPLARPGLAVTGFYTFVTAWAEVAYASAFMTGEENLTLAGGLQTFVNQYTNDWGSMTAAAVIIAVPAALVFAFAQRHLVAGLTAGTTKG
- a CDS encoding DUF397 domain-containing protein, producing the protein MSSTELAWFKSSYSGSDGDDCVEVALSWHKSSYSSGDGDDCVEIAACPTTVHIRDSKDKAGPQLAVPADAWAAFVGYAVELA